A genomic window from Micromonospora violae includes:
- a CDS encoding GTP-binding protein yields the protein MDSVRYDQVRTSTTIPLALKILIAGGFGAGKTTLVSALSEVRPLQTEEVLTGAGIGTDDISGVEGKSTTTVAMDFGRITINDDLQVYLFGTPGQDRFWFLWDELAFGALGAVVLADTRRLADCFPSIDYFEQRGIPFVVGVNCFDDSRRFNLETVRRALDLDPDVPMVLCDARDRQSGKMVLISLVEHVARQRGEPVPAA from the coding sequence GTGGACTCCGTGCGCTATGACCAGGTGCGCACCAGCACCACCATCCCGCTGGCCCTGAAGATCCTCATCGCGGGAGGCTTCGGGGCTGGCAAGACGACGTTGGTGAGCGCCCTGAGTGAGGTTCGTCCGTTGCAGACCGAGGAGGTGTTGACCGGTGCCGGGATCGGCACCGACGACATCTCCGGCGTGGAGGGCAAGTCCACCACCACGGTGGCGATGGACTTCGGCCGGATCACCATCAACGACGACCTGCAGGTCTACCTGTTCGGCACACCGGGTCAGGACCGGTTCTGGTTCCTCTGGGACGAGCTGGCCTTCGGCGCGCTCGGTGCGGTGGTGCTCGCCGACACCCGGCGACTGGCCGACTGCTTCCCCTCCATCGACTACTTCGAGCAGCGCGGCATCCCGTTCGTGGTGGGCGTGAACTGTTTCGACGACTCCCGCCGGTTCAACCTGGAGACCGTACGTCGAGCGCTCGACCTGGACCCGGACGTGCCGATGGTGCTCTGCGACGCCCGGGACCGGCAGTCCGGGAAGATGGTGTTGATCTCTCTGGTGGAGCACGTCGCCCGGCAGCGCGGCGAGCCGGTGCCGGCGGCCTGA
- a CDS encoding DUF742 domain-containing protein: MRTEPPGPQHEWLDGDAGPVMRPYTLTGGRVRSAVDGFNLVAFVLAAAGDAASHPHVLPEHRRLVALARQPVSVAELAAELDLAVGVVRVLLGDLLAEGLVTVHEPPTAGILPDDDILKAVVSGLRAL; the protein is encoded by the coding sequence ATGCGGACTGAGCCGCCCGGGCCGCAGCATGAGTGGCTCGACGGTGACGCCGGCCCGGTGATGCGCCCGTACACGCTCACCGGCGGCCGGGTACGCTCCGCCGTCGACGGTTTCAACCTGGTCGCATTCGTGTTGGCCGCCGCCGGCGATGCGGCAAGCCATCCGCACGTGCTGCCGGAGCACCGACGGCTGGTCGCGTTGGCCCGTCAGCCGGTGTCGGTGGCCGAACTGGCCGCCGAGCTGGACCTCGCGGTCGGCGTGGTCCGGGTCCTGCTCGGTGATCTCCTCGCCGAGGGACTGGTCACGGTGCACGAGCCGCCGACCGCCGGCATCCTTCCCGACGACGACATCCTCAAGGCGGTGGTCAGTGGACTCCGTGCGCTATGA
- a CDS encoding roadblock/LC7 domain-containing protein, protein MRHSTKQSAGLDWLLDELVQRVPAARQAVVLSADGLLLGRSTELERSDAEHLCALAAGFSSLARGASQHVDGGPVRQTVVEMESAYLFVTAAGQGASLAVVSDADADIGLVAYEMAMLVIRVGESLAAPARSAAGAGDAD, encoded by the coding sequence GTGCGGCATTCGACGAAGCAGAGCGCCGGCCTCGACTGGTTGCTCGACGAACTGGTGCAACGGGTACCGGCCGCCCGGCAGGCGGTGGTGCTCTCCGCCGACGGCCTGCTGCTCGGCCGTTCGACCGAGCTGGAGCGCTCCGACGCCGAACACCTCTGTGCGCTCGCCGCCGGCTTCTCCAGCCTCGCCCGAGGGGCCAGCCAGCATGTGGACGGCGGCCCGGTCCGGCAGACCGTGGTGGAGATGGAGTCGGCGTACCTCTTCGTCACCGCCGCCGGGCAGGGCGCCAGCCTGGCCGTGGTGAGCGACGCCGACGCGGACATCGGGCTGGTCGCGTACGAGATGGCCATGCTGGTGATCCGGGTGGGGGAGAGCCTCGCCGCGCCGGCCCGATCGGCAGCGGGTGCCGGAGATGCGGACTGA
- a CDS encoding sensor histidine kinase, producing MKTRDWPIRSKLTALVVAPVTALLALWIFATTLTFGPALNLLSARTLLYDLGRPGETVVTELQRERRLSVVQLAGSTELPALAEQRGRTDRAIAELRRRVDSEALRDAADDLLETRIDQLITALAALPSGRTFIDDRKVDRAGAIGLYSGMVSAAFQAFAGMATLTDPDLNRQALALTALGRSRELLGQADALLAGALTAGRFAEGEHTQLVQAIGNQRWLTENAVADLPESSRLAYQRLTEGEAFTRLSRMQDALVVPDRSGRPAVDAASWQASQDAVQQQLRDFELSEADALTDRSVPMAVRILVRLAAAGVLGLVAVVVSVLVALRVGRTLARRLSSVRTAALELAEHRLPDVVTRLRRGEQVDVAREAPPLEYGHDEIGEVGRAFTEVQRTAVQAAVDEVTLRRGLNEVFLNIARRSQSLVHRQLHLLDRMERRSEDPDELAELFQVDHLATRLRRHAEDLVILAGSAPGRGWRNPVAMVDLIRGAISEVEAYERVDITTVQPAGVLGRAVGDVIHLLAELVENATAFSPPDTRVTVTGAQVANGYALEITDQGLGMSETALETANTRLASSPEFDPAQSARLGLFVVARLAARHGVRVRLRSAGEGGVTAVVLVPSDLVTTEPPAGPDPATLGAASADPSRRLARTARRGAVTRPRTRPPTAPSASTAPPAPPAGAPTSATPPAVGRDGGAATPDEPDDELDGLPQRVRRRTPAAQPRSTATDTPSPRSPEEVRQVMAALQAGTARGRATAITPKAPTAPTGPAAPPATTDPPPTPEPPTATERDA from the coding sequence ATGAAAACCCGCGACTGGCCGATCCGCTCGAAGCTGACCGCGTTGGTCGTCGCACCAGTGACCGCGCTGCTGGCACTGTGGATCTTCGCGACCACACTGACCTTCGGTCCGGCCCTGAACCTGCTCTCCGCCCGCACCCTCCTGTACGACCTGGGTCGGCCCGGCGAGACGGTCGTCACCGAGCTGCAACGGGAGCGCCGGCTCTCGGTGGTGCAGCTCGCCGGCAGCACCGAGCTGCCCGCCCTCGCCGAACAGCGCGGGCGCACCGATCGGGCGATCGCCGAACTGCGCCGCCGGGTGGACTCCGAAGCCTTGCGCGACGCCGCTGACGACCTGCTGGAAACCCGGATCGACCAGCTGATCACCGCCCTGGCGGCGCTACCCAGCGGACGGACGTTCATCGACGACCGCAAGGTGGACCGGGCCGGCGCGATCGGCCTCTACAGCGGCATGGTCTCCGCCGCCTTCCAGGCGTTCGCCGGAATGGCCACCCTGACCGACCCGGACCTCAACCGGCAGGCGCTGGCGCTCACCGCGCTGGGCCGCTCCCGGGAACTGCTCGGTCAGGCCGACGCGCTGCTGGCCGGCGCGCTGACCGCCGGACGGTTCGCCGAAGGGGAACACACCCAGCTCGTCCAGGCCATCGGCAACCAACGGTGGCTCACCGAGAACGCCGTGGCGGACCTGCCCGAGAGCAGTCGGCTCGCGTACCAACGGTTGACCGAGGGCGAGGCGTTCACCCGGCTGAGTCGGATGCAGGACGCGCTCGTCGTACCCGACCGGTCCGGTCGGCCGGCGGTCGACGCGGCGTCCTGGCAGGCCAGCCAGGACGCGGTGCAGCAGCAGTTGCGGGACTTCGAGCTGTCCGAGGCCGACGCTCTCACCGACCGCTCGGTGCCGATGGCGGTCCGCATCCTGGTGCGGCTCGCCGCCGCCGGCGTGCTCGGGCTCGTCGCCGTTGTCGTCTCGGTGCTGGTGGCGCTGCGGGTCGGCCGTACCCTGGCCCGACGGCTCAGCAGCGTCCGCACCGCCGCGCTGGAACTGGCCGAGCACCGGCTGCCCGACGTGGTGACCCGGCTGCGCCGGGGCGAGCAGGTCGACGTCGCCCGGGAAGCGCCGCCGCTGGAGTACGGCCACGACGAGATCGGCGAGGTCGGGCGCGCCTTCACCGAGGTGCAGCGCACCGCCGTCCAGGCCGCGGTGGACGAGGTCACCCTGCGCCGCGGGCTCAACGAGGTCTTCCTCAACATCGCCCGGCGGAGCCAGAGCCTGGTGCATCGTCAGCTGCACCTGCTGGACCGGATGGAACGCCGCAGCGAGGACCCGGACGAACTGGCCGAGCTGTTCCAGGTCGACCACCTGGCCACCCGGCTCCGCCGGCACGCCGAGGACCTGGTCATCCTCGCCGGCTCCGCGCCGGGCCGGGGTTGGCGGAACCCGGTCGCGATGGTCGACCTGATCCGCGGCGCGATCTCCGAGGTCGAGGCGTACGAACGGGTGGACATCACCACCGTGCAACCGGCCGGCGTGCTGGGGCGGGCGGTCGGCGACGTCATCCACCTGCTCGCCGAGCTGGTCGAAAACGCCACCGCCTTCTCCCCGCCGGACACCCGGGTCACCGTCACCGGGGCGCAGGTGGCCAACGGGTACGCCCTGGAGATCACCGACCAGGGGCTGGGCATGTCCGAGACGGCGCTGGAGACCGCCAACACCCGGCTGGCCAGCTCGCCCGAGTTCGACCCGGCGCAGAGCGCCCGACTCGGACTGTTCGTGGTGGCCCGGTTGGCGGCCCGGCACGGCGTACGGGTGCGGTTGCGTTCCGCCGGGGAGGGCGGCGTGACCGCCGTGGTGCTGGTCCCCAGTGACCTGGTCACCACCGAACCACCGGCCGGCCCGGACCCTGCCACGCTCGGTGCCGCGTCGGCGGACCCGAGCCGGCGGCTGGCGCGGACGGCGCGTCGGGGCGCGGTCACCCGCCCGCGTACCCGCCCGCCGACGGCCCCCTCCGCCAGCACCGCCCCGCCCGCCCCACCCGCCGGAGCGCCGACCTCGGCCACCCCGCCTGCCGTGGGGCGCGACGGCGGGGCGGCGACCCCCGACGAGCCGGACGACGAGCTGGATGGCCTGCCCCAGCGGGTGCGACGTCGTACCCCCGCCGCCCAACCCCGCTCGACCGCCACCGACACGCCGTCGCCCCGCTCGCCGGAGGAGGTCCGTCAGGTGATGGCGGCGCTACAGGCCGGCACGGCGCGCGGACGCGCCACCGCCATCACCCCGAAAGCGCCGACCGCGCCGACCGGTCCGGCGGCCCCGCCGGCCACCACCGACCCGCCGCCGACCCCCGAACCCCCGACCGCGACTGAGAGGGACGCCTAG
- a CDS encoding catalase, which produces MHPQTGKSILTTRQGHPVHNNQQQRTVGSRGPATLENYHFLEKISHFDRERIPERVVHARGFVAHGEFEAYGTIGDEPAATYTRAKLFQVKGAKTPLSVRFSTVIGGRDSSEATRDPRGFAVKFRTEDGNWDLVGNNLPVFFIRDAIKFPDVIHALKPDPVTFRQEPNRIFDFMSNTPESMHMLTWLFSPRGIPANYRTQDGFGVNTYRMVNAAGEGVLVKYHWVSQQGVESLTEEQAAAIQATELGHASKDLYEAIQRGECPRWELCVQIMGDDEHPELDFDPLDDTKTWPQDAFPLRPVGMMTLNRNVSNVHNENEQIAFGAGVLVDGLDFSDDKMLVGRTFSYSDTQRYRVGPNYLQLPINAPREDVPVNTNQDGGPMSYRVDNRAGNPHITFEPSSVAGLDQADESYREYRPFVSGQVIRAPIDRQNNYAQAGERFRTMPQWERDDLVKNLVNLLGQCDKQIQEKMVWHFSQCDDGYGRRVAEGLGIADHS; this is translated from the coding sequence ATGCACCCACAGACCGGTAAGTCGATCCTCACCACCCGGCAGGGTCACCCCGTGCACAACAACCAGCAGCAGCGGACGGTTGGCTCGCGCGGCCCGGCCACGCTGGAGAACTACCACTTCCTGGAGAAGATCAGTCACTTCGACCGGGAGCGGATCCCGGAGCGTGTGGTGCATGCGCGGGGTTTCGTCGCCCACGGCGAGTTCGAGGCGTACGGGACCATCGGCGACGAGCCGGCCGCGACGTACACCCGGGCCAAGCTGTTCCAGGTCAAGGGCGCAAAGACGCCGCTGAGCGTACGTTTCTCCACCGTCATCGGTGGTCGGGACTCCTCCGAGGCCACCCGCGACCCGCGTGGCTTCGCGGTGAAGTTCCGCACCGAGGACGGCAACTGGGACCTGGTCGGCAACAACCTGCCGGTCTTCTTCATCCGGGACGCGATCAAGTTCCCGGACGTCATCCACGCGCTGAAGCCGGACCCGGTGACCTTCCGTCAGGAGCCGAACCGGATCTTCGACTTCATGTCCAACACCCCCGAGTCGATGCACATGCTGACCTGGCTGTTCAGCCCACGCGGCATCCCGGCCAACTACCGGACGCAGGACGGCTTCGGCGTGAACACCTACCGGATGGTCAACGCCGCCGGCGAGGGCGTGCTGGTCAAGTACCACTGGGTGTCGCAGCAGGGCGTCGAGTCGTTGACCGAGGAGCAGGCCGCGGCCATCCAGGCGACCGAGTTGGGGCACGCCTCCAAGGACCTCTACGAGGCCATCCAGCGCGGCGAGTGCCCCCGGTGGGAGCTGTGCGTCCAGATCATGGGCGACGACGAGCACCCGGAACTGGACTTCGACCCCCTGGACGACACCAAGACCTGGCCGCAGGACGCGTTCCCGCTGCGCCCGGTCGGCATGATGACGCTCAACCGCAACGTGAGCAACGTCCACAACGAGAACGAGCAGATCGCCTTCGGCGCCGGCGTGCTCGTCGACGGGCTGGACTTCTCCGACGACAAGATGCTGGTCGGGCGGACGTTCTCCTACTCGGACACCCAGCGCTACCGGGTCGGCCCGAACTACCTCCAACTGCCGATCAACGCGCCGCGTGAGGACGTCCCGGTCAACACCAACCAGGACGGTGGCCCGATGTCCTACCGGGTGGACAACCGGGCCGGCAACCCGCACATCACCTTCGAGCCGTCCTCGGTGGCCGGTCTCGACCAGGCCGACGAGTCGTACCGGGAGTACCGGCCGTTCGTCTCCGGTCAGGTCATCCGAGCCCCGATCGACCGGCAGAACAACTACGCCCAGGCCGGTGAGCGTTTCCGCACCATGCCCCAGTGGGAACGCGACGACCTGGTGAAGAACCTGGTCAACCTGTTGGGCCAGTGCGACAAGCAGATCCAGGAGAAGATGGTCTGGCACTTCAGCCAGTGCGACGACGGCTACGGTCGGCGGGTCGCCGAAGGCCTCGGCATCGCCGACCACTCGTGA
- a CDS encoding sodium:solute symporter family protein, with translation MDGEGLRLNMNGLDYLILALYFVTVLGVGFAARRAIRTSVDFFLSGRSLPAWVTGLAFVSANLGALEIIGMAANGAQYGVMTVHYYWIGAVPAMVFLGIVMMPFYYGSKVRSVPEYLRLRFNRPTHLLNALSFAVAQVLIAGVNLYALALVMQALLGWPLWTAIVVGAAIVLAYITIGGLSGAIYNEVLQFFVILAGLIPVTVIGLVKVGGWNGLMDAVRDSKLGEAGLHAWQDTGSTANPLGAHWIGIVFGLGFVLSFGYWTTNFAEVQRALSAKNMSAARRTPIIAAYPKLFIPLVTVIPGLVALVTVKGLGAESGDLQYNNAIPLLMRDLLPNGVLGVAVTGLLASFMAGMAANVSGFNTVFTYDIWQAYVRRDRSDEYYLRVGRWATVAAVVVGIGTAFIAAGFSNIMNYIQALFSVFNAPLFATFIVGMFWKRMTALAGFWSLLLGTLVSLSLYLLYKGGVVDFNSDLEESFWGAGLAFVTAVVVAAIITPLTAPKRDEELRGLVYGMGGVDLKGDVLAGDAAWYRSPVLLGLIAVALAALFYIPVF, from the coding sequence ATGGACGGCGAGGGCCTTCGGCTCAACATGAATGGCCTGGACTACCTGATCCTGGCGCTGTACTTCGTCACCGTCCTCGGGGTCGGCTTCGCCGCGCGCCGCGCGATCCGGACCAGCGTCGACTTCTTCCTCTCCGGCCGATCCCTGCCCGCCTGGGTGACCGGTCTCGCCTTCGTCTCGGCGAACCTGGGCGCGTTGGAAATCATCGGAATGGCCGCGAACGGGGCCCAGTACGGCGTCATGACGGTCCACTACTACTGGATCGGCGCGGTCCCGGCGATGGTCTTCCTGGGCATCGTGATGATGCCCTTCTACTACGGCTCCAAGGTCCGCAGCGTGCCGGAATACCTGCGGCTGCGGTTCAACCGCCCCACCCACCTGCTCAACGCGCTCAGCTTCGCCGTCGCCCAGGTGCTGATCGCCGGGGTGAACCTCTACGCGCTGGCCCTCGTCATGCAGGCGCTGCTCGGTTGGCCGCTGTGGACGGCGATCGTGGTCGGTGCGGCGATCGTGCTGGCGTACATCACCATCGGCGGCCTGTCCGGGGCCATCTACAACGAGGTGCTCCAGTTCTTCGTCATCCTCGCCGGCCTCATCCCGGTCACCGTGATCGGCCTGGTGAAGGTCGGCGGGTGGAACGGTCTGATGGACGCCGTCCGCGACTCCAAGCTCGGTGAGGCGGGCCTGCACGCGTGGCAGGACACCGGCAGCACGGCGAACCCGCTGGGCGCGCACTGGATCGGCATCGTCTTCGGCCTGGGCTTCGTGCTGTCGTTCGGCTACTGGACGACGAACTTCGCCGAGGTGCAGCGCGCCCTCTCCGCGAAGAACATGAGCGCCGCCCGACGTACGCCGATCATCGCCGCGTACCCGAAGCTGTTCATCCCCCTGGTCACGGTCATCCCCGGCCTGGTCGCCCTGGTCACGGTGAAGGGGCTCGGCGCGGAGAGCGGCGACCTGCAGTACAACAACGCCATTCCGCTGCTGATGCGCGACCTGCTCCCCAACGGCGTGCTCGGGGTGGCGGTCACCGGTCTGCTCGCCTCGTTCATGGCCGGCATGGCGGCCAACGTGAGCGGTTTCAACACCGTCTTCACCTACGACATCTGGCAGGCGTACGTCCGGCGGGACCGGTCGGACGAGTACTACCTGCGGGTCGGTCGGTGGGCGACGGTCGCGGCCGTGGTGGTCGGCATCGGCACCGCGTTCATCGCAGCCGGCTTCAGCAACATCATGAACTACATCCAGGCGCTCTTCTCCGTCTTCAACGCGCCGCTGTTCGCCACGTTCATCGTCGGCATGTTCTGGAAGCGGATGACCGCCCTGGCCGGCTTCTGGTCGCTGCTGCTGGGGACCCTGGTGTCGCTGAGCCTCTACCTGCTCTACAAGGGCGGCGTGGTCGACTTCAACTCCGACCTGGAGGAGAGCTTCTGGGGTGCCGGTCTCGCGTTCGTCACGGCGGTGGTGGTCGCCGCGATCATCACCCCGCTCACCGCCCCCAAGCGGGACGAGGAGCTGCGCGGACTGGTGTACGGCATGGGCGGCGTCGACCTGAAGGGCGACGTGCTCGCCGGGGACGCCGCCTGGTACCGCTCCCCGGTGCTGCTCGGTCTGATCGCGGTCGCGCTGGCCGCCCTCTTCTACATCCCGGTCTTCTGA
- a CDS encoding glycoside hydrolase family 6 protein: MNVWRRLSGPRRALALAGAGALVAGGLVTIPVTAAHAATQCDIAYTSNDWPGGFTANITIKNVGDPLNGWTLGWTFPNSGQRVQQGWSATYTQSGSQVTARSMSYNGTLATGASTSIGFNGAWSGSNPKPTSFTLNGVVCNGGTTTPPTDPPTDPPTDPPTDPPTDPPTTNPPGAKVDNPYSGVPGYVNPEWKAKADAETGGSRISNNPTAVWLDRIAAINGTPDSSSNGAFGVRDHLDEALRQGAGYIQFVIYNLPGRDCSALASNGELGPDELPKYKAEYIDPIAAIQGESKYSSLRIINIIEIDSLPNLVTNTSDQAGGTVMCDTVKANGAYVNGVGYALAKLGAIGNVYNYIDAGHHGWLGWDSNFVPTANILKTAAVASGSTVNNVHGFITNTANYSALREPYFKITDNVNGQSVRQSKWVDWNFYVDELSFAQAFRNQLVSVGFNSNIGMLIDTSRNGWGGSARPTGPGATTSVDTYVNGGRIDRRAHLGNWCNQAGAGLGERPRANPETGIDAYVWVKPPGESDGSSKEIPNNEGKGFDRMCDPTYGGNARNGNNPSGALDNAPISGAWFSAQFQELMRNAYPAL; the protein is encoded by the coding sequence ATGAATGTGTGGAGAAGGCTATCCGGCCCACGCCGGGCCCTCGCGCTCGCCGGCGCGGGTGCCCTGGTCGCGGGTGGGCTCGTCACGATTCCGGTTACCGCGGCGCACGCCGCGACGCAGTGCGACATCGCGTACACGAGCAATGACTGGCCCGGCGGTTTCACCGCGAACATCACCATCAAGAACGTCGGCGACCCGCTGAACGGCTGGACGCTGGGCTGGACCTTCCCCAACTCCGGCCAGCGGGTGCAGCAGGGCTGGTCGGCCACGTACACCCAGTCCGGCAGCCAGGTCACCGCCCGGAGCATGTCCTACAACGGCACCCTGGCCACCGGTGCGTCGACGAGCATCGGCTTCAACGGCGCGTGGAGCGGCAGCAACCCCAAGCCGACCTCGTTCACCCTGAACGGTGTGGTCTGCAACGGTGGCACCACGACCCCGCCGACCGATCCGCCGACCGATCCGCCGACCGACCCCCCGACGGATCCGCCGACCGACCCGCCGACCACCAACCCGCCCGGCGCCAAGGTCGACAACCCGTACTCCGGGGTGCCCGGCTACGTGAACCCGGAGTGGAAGGCCAAGGCGGACGCCGAGACCGGCGGTAGCCGGATCTCCAACAACCCCACCGCCGTCTGGCTGGACCGGATCGCCGCGATCAACGGCACCCCGGACAGCAGCTCCAACGGAGCCTTCGGGGTGCGTGACCACCTGGACGAGGCGCTGCGCCAGGGCGCCGGTTACATCCAGTTCGTGATCTACAACCTGCCCGGCCGCGACTGCTCCGCGCTCGCCTCCAACGGTGAGCTGGGCCCGGACGAGCTGCCCAAGTACAAGGCCGAGTACATCGACCCGATCGCCGCGATCCAGGGTGAATCGAAGTACAGCAGCCTGCGGATCATCAACATCATCGAGATCGACTCGCTGCCGAACCTGGTCACCAACACGTCCGATCAGGCCGGCGGCACGGTCATGTGCGACACGGTCAAGGCCAACGGCGCATACGTCAACGGTGTCGGCTACGCCCTCGCCAAGCTCGGCGCGATCGGCAACGTCTACAACTACATCGACGCGGGTCACCACGGCTGGCTCGGCTGGGACTCCAACTTCGTCCCGACCGCCAACATCCTGAAGACCGCCGCGGTCGCCTCGGGCAGCACGGTCAACAACGTGCACGGCTTCATCACCAACACCGCGAACTACTCGGCGCTGCGTGAGCCGTACTTCAAGATCACCGACAACGTCAACGGTCAGTCGGTGCGGCAGTCCAAGTGGGTCGACTGGAACTTCTACGTCGACGAGCTGTCGTTCGCCCAGGCGTTCCGCAATCAGCTGGTCTCGGTCGGCTTCAACTCCAACATCGGCATGCTGATCGACACCTCCCGCAACGGCTGGGGTGGCTCCGCACGGCCCACCGGGCCGGGTGCCACGACCAGCGTCGACACGTACGTCAACGGGGGTCGGATCGACCGCCGGGCCCACCTCGGCAACTGGTGCAACCAGGCCGGCGCAGGCCTCGGCGAGCGGCCCCGGGCCAACCCGGAGACGGGCATTGACGCCTACGTCTGGGTGAAGCCGCCGGGTGAGTCGGACGGCTCCAGCAAGGAGATCCCGAACAACGAGGGCAAGGGCTTCGACCGGATGTGCGACCCGACGTACGGCGGTAACGCCCGCAACGGCAACAACCCGTCCGGGGCGCTGGACAACGCGCCGATCTCCGGTGCGTGGTTCTCCGCCCAGTTCCAGGAGCTCATGCGTAACGCGTACCCGGCGCTCTGA
- a CDS encoding class F sortase: MTTTPAGGRRGRPWRAAGTAVVVTMAMIGAGMIGASLKTTPTPRPPQPLAQAGPDVTGPASIADDAPAVDGQPVGPGDAPAGLARSAPTSIEIPRIGVDATIMSLGTNPDGTVQVPPLDQADQAGWYEPGASPGETGNAVIVGHVDSAVLGPAVFFDLGALTPGDTITVRRADGVPATFTVDSVKAYPKTAFPTELVYGPSDRPSLRVVTCGGQFDEAAKSYPDNIVVFATLAA, translated from the coding sequence GTGACGACGACACCGGCCGGCGGCCGCCGCGGGAGACCGTGGCGTGCCGCCGGCACGGCCGTCGTCGTCACCATGGCCATGATCGGCGCCGGCATGATCGGCGCCTCCCTGAAGACCACGCCCACTCCCCGACCGCCGCAGCCGCTGGCCCAGGCCGGCCCCGACGTCACGGGGCCGGCGAGTATCGCCGACGACGCCCCAGCCGTCGACGGGCAGCCGGTCGGTCCGGGAGACGCCCCGGCCGGGTTGGCCCGCTCTGCGCCGACCAGTATCGAGATCCCCCGGATCGGCGTCGACGCGACGATCATGTCGCTGGGCACCAACCCGGACGGCACCGTCCAGGTCCCTCCACTGGACCAGGCCGACCAGGCCGGGTGGTACGAGCCCGGTGCCAGCCCAGGTGAGACGGGCAACGCGGTCATCGTCGGGCACGTGGATTCGGCGGTGCTCGGCCCGGCCGTCTTCTTCGACCTCGGCGCGCTCACCCCCGGCGACACCATCACCGTGCGCCGCGCCGACGGAGTCCCGGCCACCTTCACGGTCGACTCGGTCAAGGCGTACCCGAAGACGGCCTTCCCCACCGAGTTGGTGTACGGACCGAGCGACCGACCCAGCCTGCGGGTGGTCACCTGCGGCGGTCAGTTCGACGAGGCCGCGAAGAGCTACCCGGACAACATCGTCGTCTTCGCCACCTTGGCGGCGTGA